Proteins encoded by one window of Streptomyces sp. NBC_01571:
- a CDS encoding PQQ-binding-like beta-propeller repeat protein, with the protein MSQPPNEPPQGGFGAPQDQPPAQGGFGPPQDPRQATPPPPAQPPQAPPPPQAPPAGPPQPGYGYPQQSGPYAQPGPYGQPGPYAQQPGPYGQPAAYGQQPGYGQAPGQGQGYGPGYGYPGQVPYPGAPGTPPPGIPGGSRNPFKRRPAVIIGAAVAALLVVGGTVWGVSGGGGGDDGKKPVAEDSKGGKDGKDTASPAPANPGDGSGNGGEDPENLNDGRKAGEAKVLWYKQAPDAPGSGADAPGMWITGKSAVKAAYKQVFAYDVGDGKPTWAPITFPQKICAVTPHKTSDDKVVVAYMSGAGDSAKCNQLQQIDLVTGAKGWSGKVADGALFDSTLNVELSVTGKTLMVGRSQSGTAYDVTSGKKLWDKKNYGQACYPAAFAGGAKLLSVASCGAGSPTQHDEVQELDPATGKARWTTKIPKGWRVVRAYSVDPVVLYMTNDDKKTVNITALKDNGGVRSQLSSKDSFAPECGFAIIDRDLPGCFGAVADANTLYLPTEAKTGANEVVAFNLATGKEKWRVKSPADESMMPLKMDGTRLIAYVEPSYDAGGQVVSIPTTGSGHTPAKLLQNPQGTASIENGFFSKAVDYVDGRFYISTTRLTGNDQSREKLMLAYGK; encoded by the coding sequence ATGAGTCAGCCGCCGAACGAGCCGCCGCAGGGCGGCTTCGGAGCACCGCAGGACCAGCCACCGGCGCAGGGCGGCTTCGGGCCGCCCCAGGATCCCCGGCAGGCGACGCCGCCGCCGCCCGCGCAGCCGCCGCAGGCGCCCCCGCCTCCGCAGGCCCCGCCGGCCGGACCGCCGCAGCCGGGCTACGGCTACCCGCAGCAGTCCGGCCCGTACGCGCAGCCGGGCCCCTACGGACAGCCCGGCCCGTACGCCCAGCAGCCGGGCCCCTACGGACAGCCCGCTGCGTACGGCCAGCAGCCCGGATACGGGCAGGCGCCCGGACAGGGCCAGGGATACGGGCCCGGCTACGGCTACCCCGGGCAGGTGCCGTATCCGGGCGCGCCCGGCACTCCGCCGCCCGGCATACCCGGCGGTTCCAGGAACCCCTTCAAGCGGCGGCCCGCCGTGATCATCGGGGCGGCCGTGGCCGCGCTGCTCGTCGTGGGCGGGACGGTGTGGGGCGTCAGCGGCGGCGGTGGTGGTGACGACGGGAAGAAGCCGGTCGCCGAGGACAGCAAGGGTGGCAAGGACGGCAAGGACACAGCGTCCCCGGCCCCGGCCAACCCGGGTGACGGCAGCGGCAACGGGGGCGAGGACCCGGAGAACCTCAACGACGGCCGGAAGGCCGGTGAGGCGAAGGTGCTCTGGTACAAGCAGGCGCCGGACGCGCCCGGTTCGGGCGCCGACGCCCCCGGCATGTGGATCACCGGCAAGTCCGCGGTGAAGGCCGCGTACAAGCAGGTGTTCGCGTACGACGTCGGTGACGGCAAGCCCACTTGGGCCCCGATCACGTTTCCGCAGAAGATCTGCGCGGTCACCCCGCACAAGACGTCCGACGACAAGGTCGTCGTGGCGTACATGAGCGGCGCGGGCGACAGCGCCAAGTGCAACCAGCTCCAGCAGATCGATCTCGTCACCGGAGCCAAGGGCTGGAGCGGGAAGGTCGCCGACGGCGCGCTCTTCGACAGCACGCTCAACGTCGAACTGTCCGTCACCGGGAAGACGTTGATGGTCGGCCGGTCGCAGTCCGGTACGGCGTACGACGTCACCAGCGGCAAGAAGCTCTGGGACAAGAAGAACTACGGCCAGGCCTGCTATCCGGCCGCGTTCGCGGGCGGCGCCAAACTGCTGTCGGTCGCGTCCTGCGGAGCCGGCAGCCCCACCCAGCACGACGAGGTGCAGGAGCTGGACCCGGCCACCGGCAAGGCCAGGTGGACCACGAAGATCCCCAAGGGCTGGCGGGTCGTGCGCGCCTACTCCGTCGACCCCGTCGTCCTCTACATGACCAACGACGACAAGAAGACGGTCAACATCACCGCCCTGAAGGACAACGGAGGCGTCCGTTCGCAGCTGTCGAGCAAGGACTCCTTCGCGCCCGAGTGCGGTTTCGCCATCATCGACCGGGATCTGCCGGGCTGTTTCGGCGCCGTCGCCGACGCGAACACCCTCTACCTGCCGACCGAGGCGAAGACCGGCGCCAACGAGGTCGTCGCGTTCAACCTGGCGACCGGCAAGGAGAAGTGGCGCGTCAAGTCCCCGGCGGACGAGTCGATGATGCCGCTGAAGATGGACGGCACCCGGCTGATCGCGTACGTCGAGCCGTCGTACGACGCCGGCGGGCAGGTCGTGTCGATACCGACCACGGGCAGTGGTCACACACCGGCGAAGCTGCTGCAGAACCCGCAGGGCACGGCGTCGATCGAGAACGGGTTCTTCTCGAAGGCGGTCGACTACGTGGACGGGCGCTTCTACATCTCCACCACCCGGCTGACGGGCAATGACCAGTCGAGGGAGAAGCTGATGCTGGCCTACGGCAAGTGA
- a CDS encoding ABC-F family ATP-binding cassette domain-containing protein, producing the protein MAVNLVNVESVSKVYGTRALLDGVSLGVSEGDRIGVVGRNGDGKTTLIRMLAKLEEADTGRVTHSGGLHLGVLTQHDSLDPTATVRHEVIRDLADHEWAGNSKIRDVLTGLFGGLDLPGFPQGLDTVIGPLSGGERRRIALAKLLIEEQDLIILDEPTNHLDVEGIAWLAQHLRERRSALVCVTHDRWFLDQVCTRMWDVQKGSVYEYEGGYSDYVFARAERERIAATEEVKRQNLVRKELAWLRRGAPARTSKPRFRVEAANELIADVPPPRDKSELMKFASSRLGRTVFDLEDVTVQAGPKVLLKHLTWHLGPGDRVGLVGVNGAGKTSLLRAMAEAARSEGERQPAAGRIVTGKTVKLAYLSQEVAELDPTWRVLQAVQAVRDRVDLGTGRELTAGQLCETFGFNKEKQWTPVGDLSGGERRRLQLLRLLMDEPNVLFLDEPTNDLDIETLTQLEDLLDGWPGSMVVISHDRFFIERTTDNVFALLGDATLRMLPRGIDEYLERRRRIEEVAAAAVLAAAPAPAKAASAADARAAKKELQKIERQLDKISEKETKLHAQIADNATDFAKVAKLDTELRELTGEREELELRWLELAEDA; encoded by the coding sequence ATGGCCGTCAACCTGGTCAATGTCGAGTCCGTCAGCAAGGTGTACGGCACCCGTGCCCTGCTCGACGGAGTCTCCCTCGGCGTCAGCGAGGGCGACCGGATCGGTGTGGTCGGGCGGAACGGCGACGGCAAGACCACCCTCATCCGCATGCTCGCCAAGCTGGAGGAGGCCGACACCGGACGCGTCACGCACTCCGGCGGCCTGCACCTGGGTGTGCTGACCCAGCACGACTCGCTCGACCCCACGGCCACCGTCCGCCACGAGGTCATCCGTGACCTGGCCGACCACGAGTGGGCGGGGAACTCCAAGATCCGGGACGTGCTGACCGGACTCTTCGGCGGACTGGACCTGCCCGGATTCCCGCAGGGACTGGACACCGTCATCGGCCCCCTCTCCGGAGGCGAGCGCCGGCGTATCGCCCTCGCCAAGCTGCTCATCGAGGAGCAGGACCTGATCATCCTCGACGAGCCCACCAACCACCTGGACGTGGAGGGCATCGCCTGGCTCGCCCAGCACCTGCGGGAGCGCCGCTCCGCGCTGGTGTGCGTCACCCACGACCGGTGGTTCCTCGACCAGGTCTGCACCCGCATGTGGGACGTGCAGAAGGGCTCGGTGTACGAGTACGAGGGCGGCTATTCCGACTACGTCTTCGCACGGGCCGAGCGTGAGCGCATCGCCGCCACCGAGGAGGTCAAGCGGCAGAACCTGGTCCGCAAGGAGCTCGCCTGGCTGCGGCGCGGCGCCCCCGCCCGTACCTCCAAGCCCCGTTTCCGCGTCGAGGCCGCCAACGAGCTGATCGCGGACGTGCCGCCGCCCCGCGACAAGAGCGAGCTGATGAAGTTCGCCAGCTCCCGGCTCGGCAGGACCGTCTTCGACCTGGAGGACGTGACCGTACAGGCCGGACCCAAGGTGCTGCTCAAGCACCTGACCTGGCACCTCGGCCCCGGCGACCGGGTCGGGCTGGTGGGCGTGAACGGCGCAGGCAAGACCTCGCTGCTGCGCGCCATGGCCGAGGCCGCCCGCAGCGAGGGCGAGCGGCAGCCCGCCGCCGGCCGGATCGTCACCGGCAAGACCGTCAAGCTCGCCTACCTCTCCCAGGAGGTCGCCGAGCTCGACCCGACCTGGCGGGTGCTGCAGGCCGTCCAGGCGGTGCGTGACCGCGTCGACCTCGGCACGGGCCGCGAGCTGACGGCGGGGCAGCTGTGCGAGACGTTCGGCTTCAACAAGGAGAAGCAGTGGACGCCCGTCGGCGACCTGAGCGGTGGTGAGCGGCGGCGCCTCCAGCTGCTGCGGCTGCTCATGGACGAGCCCAACGTGCTCTTCCTCGACGAGCCGACCAACGACCTCGACATCGAGACGCTGACCCAGCTGGAGGATCTGCTCGACGGCTGGCCCGGCTCGATGGTCGTGATCTCCCACGACCGGTTCTTCATCGAGCGGACCACGGACAACGTGTTCGCCCTGCTCGGCGACGCCACGCTGCGCATGCTGCCGCGCGGGATCGACGAGTACCTGGAGCGACGCAGGCGGATCGAGGAGGTCGCCGCGGCCGCCGTACTCGCCGCCGCCCCGGCGCCCGCCAAGGCCGCCTCGGCCGCCGACGCGCGCGCCGCCAAGAAGGAACTGCAGAAGATCGAGCGGCAGCTGGACAAGATCTCCGAGAAGGAGACCAAACTGCACGCCCAAATCGCCGACAACGCCACGGACTTCGCGAAGGTCGCCAAACTCGACACCGAACTGCGCGAGTTGACCGGCGAGCGCGAGGAACTGGAGCTGCGCTGGCTGGAGCTCGCGGAAGACGCCTGA
- a CDS encoding 4-(cytidine 5'-diphospho)-2-C-methyl-D-erythritol kinase: MTQTVTVRVPAKVNVQLAVGGARPDGFHDLANVFLAVGLYDEVTVTPADELRVTCSGPDADQVPLDRTNLAARAALELARRQRIEPAVHLHIAKDIPVAGGMAGGSADGAGALLACDTLWGTGTSRQELLDICAELGSDVPFSLVGGAALGIGRGERLRTLEVGGTFHWVFAIAERGLSTPAVFREFDRLNEGVRIPEPVASQDLFDALAKGDAAALAATVSNDLQPAALSLFPALADALAAGSASGALAALVSGSGPTTAFLAADAESARTVAGALRASGTCRTVRVTDGPAPGATVV, translated from the coding sequence GTGACGCAGACGGTGACGGTACGCGTCCCTGCCAAGGTCAACGTCCAGCTCGCCGTCGGCGGCGCCCGCCCCGACGGCTTCCACGACCTGGCCAACGTGTTTCTCGCGGTCGGCCTGTACGACGAGGTCACGGTGACGCCGGCGGACGAGCTGCGCGTCACCTGCTCGGGCCCCGACGCCGACCAGGTCCCCCTGGACCGTACGAACCTCGCGGCCCGCGCCGCCCTCGAACTCGCCCGCCGCCAACGCATCGAACCCGCCGTCCACCTCCACATCGCCAAGGACATCCCCGTCGCGGGCGGCATGGCGGGCGGCAGCGCCGACGGCGCCGGCGCGCTGCTCGCCTGCGACACCCTGTGGGGAACCGGCACCTCGCGCCAAGAACTCCTCGACATCTGCGCCGAGTTGGGCAGCGATGTGCCGTTCAGCCTGGTCGGCGGGGCGGCGCTCGGAATCGGACGCGGCGAACGCCTGCGCACGCTGGAGGTCGGCGGGACCTTCCACTGGGTCTTCGCCATCGCCGAGCGCGGGCTGTCGACCCCGGCGGTCTTCCGGGAGTTCGACCGGCTGAACGAAGGGGTGCGGATTCCCGAACCGGTCGCCTCGCAGGACCTGTTCGACGCCCTGGCGAAGGGCGACGCAGCCGCCCTCGCGGCCACGGTCTCCAACGACCTCCAGCCCGCCGCCCTCTCCCTCTTCCCGGCCCTCGCCGACGCCCTGGCCGCGGGCAGCGCCTCCGGCGCCCTCGCCGCGCTCGTCTCCGGCTCGGGGCCGACCACCGCCTTCCTCGCGGCCGACGCCGAGTCCGCGCGGACGGTGGCCGGGGCGCTGCGCGCTTCCGGAACCTGCCGGACGGTGAGGGTCACCGACGGCCCCGCACCGGGCGCCACCGTCGTGTGA
- a CDS encoding sodium:solute symporter family protein: MPTPTYLADGAVQPASGHLASGPTAHLAEGLRLPTNGLDYTILGIYFVVVLGIGFAAKRSVRTSLDFFLSGRSLPAWVTGLAFISANLGATEILGMAANSAQYGVYTVHWYWIGAIPAMVFLGLVMMPFYYGSKVRSVPEFLLLRFDKWAHLLSSILFAFAAILIAGVNLYSLAIVVEALLGWPQWVAIVVAGFFVLAYITLGGLSSAIYNEVLQFFVILAALIPIAVLGLHRVGGWNGLTDSLDKSHGSHFTTAWGGTGIGSDNPLGANWLTIVLGLGFVLSFGYWTTNFAEVQRALSAKNLSAARRTPLIAAYPKIFIVFLVMIPGLVAAVLVPKIGTSGSDLQYNDAIPYLMQELLPNGVLGIAVTGLLAAFMAGMAANVSSFNTVFTTDIWAKYVVKDREDAYYIRFGRLITVIGVLASIGTAFLASSFSNIMSYLQTLFSFFNVPMFVVFIVGMFWKRASVKSGFWGLLAGTTAAMVNYFVIYKQGIIGIPSDQGANFVSAIAGFVAGAVVMVAVSLFTAPKPAEDLQGLVYGTRSPGTAEPAAAGDDAWYRRPALLGWGALILAAACYLPFSL, from the coding sequence ATGCCTACCCCCACCTACCTGGCCGACGGGGCCGTCCAGCCGGCTTCCGGCCACCTGGCCTCCGGCCCCACCGCCCACCTGGCCGAAGGGCTCCGGCTCCCCACCAACGGGCTCGACTACACGATCCTCGGGATCTACTTCGTCGTCGTCCTCGGCATCGGCTTCGCCGCGAAGCGCTCGGTCAGGACGAGCCTCGACTTCTTCCTCTCCGGGCGCTCGCTGCCCGCCTGGGTCACCGGCCTCGCGTTCATCTCGGCCAACCTGGGCGCCACCGAGATCCTGGGCATGGCCGCCAACAGTGCGCAGTACGGCGTCTACACCGTGCACTGGTACTGGATCGGCGCCATCCCCGCCATGGTCTTCCTCGGCCTGGTGATGATGCCGTTCTACTACGGCTCGAAGGTCCGCTCGGTTCCCGAGTTCCTTCTGCTGCGTTTCGACAAATGGGCACACCTGCTGAGTTCGATCCTGTTCGCCTTCGCCGCCATCCTGATCGCCGGCGTCAACCTCTACTCACTCGCGATCGTCGTCGAGGCACTGCTCGGCTGGCCGCAGTGGGTGGCGATCGTGGTCGCCGGCTTCTTCGTCCTCGCGTACATCACGCTCGGCGGGCTGTCGTCGGCGATCTACAACGAGGTACTGCAGTTCTTCGTCATCCTCGCCGCGCTGATCCCGATCGCGGTGCTGGGCCTGCACCGGGTCGGCGGCTGGAACGGTCTGACGGACTCGCTCGACAAGTCCCACGGCAGCCACTTCACCACCGCGTGGGGCGGCACCGGCATCGGCAGTGACAACCCGCTCGGCGCCAACTGGCTCACCATCGTGCTCGGCCTCGGCTTCGTGCTCTCCTTCGGCTACTGGACGACGAACTTCGCGGAGGTGCAGCGCGCGCTGTCGGCCAAGAACCTGAGCGCGGCCCGGCGCACCCCGCTCATCGCCGCCTACCCGAAGATCTTCATCGTCTTCCTGGTGATGATCCCGGGGCTGGTGGCGGCGGTCCTGGTCCCGAAGATCGGCACGAGCGGCTCGGACCTCCAGTACAACGACGCGATCCCGTACCTGATGCAGGAGCTGCTGCCCAACGGCGTGCTGGGCATCGCGGTGACCGGTCTCCTCGCGGCCTTCATGGCGGGCATGGCTGCCAACGTCTCGTCCTTCAACACCGTGTTCACCACCGACATCTGGGCGAAGTACGTGGTCAAGGACCGCGAGGACGCCTACTACATCCGCTTCGGCCGTCTGATCACGGTGATCGGCGTCCTCGCGTCGATCGGCACGGCCTTCCTGGCGTCGTCCTTCTCCAACATCATGAGCTACCTCCAGACGCTCTTCTCCTTCTTCAACGTGCCGATGTTCGTGGTCTTCATCGTCGGCATGTTCTGGAAGCGGGCGTCCGTGAAGTCGGGCTTCTGGGGCCTGCTGGCGGGCACCACCGCCGCGATGGTCAACTACTTCGTCATCTACAAGCAGGGCATCATCGGCATCCCCTCCGACCAGGGCGCGAACTTCGTGTCGGCGATCGCGGGCTTCGTGGCCGGCGCGGTGGTGATGGTCGCGGTCTCCCTCTTCACCGCGCCCAAGCCCGCCGAGGACCTCCAGGGCCTGGTCTACGGCACCCGCTCACCGGGCACCGCCGAGCCGGCCGCCGCCGGCGACGACGCCTGGTACCGCAGGCCCGCCCTGCTGGGCTGGGGCGCGCTGATCCTGGCGGCGGCCTGCTACCTCCCGTTCTCGCTCTGA
- a CDS encoding PQQ-binding-like beta-propeller repeat protein has protein sequence MSQPPPPPPPNEPPKDGFGAPQDPPPGGFGAPQDPPPGGFGAPQDPPPGGFGAPQAPPSGGFGAPQPPQGPGYGYPQTPPPPPQPGYGYPGQQPAQPPYGYGYPQQPPTYPMQPQAPQGGGGRKMSSQAVIIVAAVVAVALIIGGGVLYATSSGKDDSKNNSSGTGGATGGKKDKGGTGGGGTTGSNGEEKVPADTSSKVLFQVPAPSVAAGSSVTTVGSWLTDKVYAKSGNAEVDGYDPDSGAKLWTIKLPGPVCTASRHATGSDRTAIVYEPAMPTKAQPSHGCSEVAALDLGAGKELWSKSVKSGDQKISLDNVTVSGDTVATGSTSGGAAFDISTGKALWSPKPADSCYDAGYAGGDKLVAVRKCGAYGSARQLHIQTIDPKSGKVISEYKMSPGIEYASVVSTDPLVVAADVGDTAGDGSGISDFFSIDNRTGRLRTRISAPGKTYAAKCDGISRTEACTMLAVGNDKLYIPTEEHDGSGQYSQTNEIVAFDLGTGKQTGQRANAGDGYTISPLRMDGANILAYKRPPYDKGGQIVSIDGTTFKETKLLENPATQSVRDAETSMLPDYAEILYGGGRLYMSAVYAHKPAGTDEKEYLAIAFGAH, from the coding sequence ATGAGCCAGCCGCCGCCCCCGCCTCCGCCCAACGAGCCCCCGAAGGACGGGTTCGGCGCGCCCCAGGACCCGCCGCCGGGCGGTTTCGGCGCGCCCCAGGACCCGCCGCCGGGCGGTTTCGGCGCGCCCCAGGACCCGCCGCCCGGTGGGTTCGGTGCCCCGCAGGCACCGCCGTCCGGCGGTTTCGGTGCCCCGCAGCCTCCGCAGGGACCCGGTTACGGATACCCGCAGACACCCCCGCCCCCACCCCAGCCGGGCTACGGCTATCCGGGCCAGCAGCCCGCGCAGCCGCCGTACGGCTACGGCTATCCGCAGCAGCCGCCGACCTACCCCATGCAGCCGCAGGCTCCCCAGGGCGGCGGCGGGCGGAAGATGAGCAGCCAGGCGGTCATCATCGTGGCGGCCGTCGTGGCCGTCGCCCTGATCATCGGCGGTGGTGTGCTGTACGCGACCTCCTCCGGCAAGGACGACAGCAAGAACAACTCCTCCGGTACGGGCGGCGCCACCGGCGGCAAGAAGGACAAGGGCGGTACGGGCGGCGGCGGGACCACCGGTTCGAACGGTGAGGAGAAGGTGCCGGCCGACACCAGCTCCAAGGTCCTCTTCCAGGTCCCCGCGCCGTCCGTGGCCGCCGGGAGCAGCGTGACCACCGTCGGCTCCTGGCTCACCGACAAGGTGTACGCCAAGAGCGGCAACGCCGAGGTCGACGGCTACGACCCCGACTCCGGCGCCAAGTTGTGGACGATCAAGCTCCCCGGCCCGGTGTGCACGGCCAGCCGGCACGCCACCGGCTCCGACCGGACCGCGATCGTCTACGAGCCCGCCATGCCGACCAAGGCCCAGCCCTCGCACGGCTGCAGCGAGGTCGCCGCGCTCGACCTCGGCGCCGGCAAGGAGCTGTGGTCCAAGTCCGTCAAGTCCGGCGACCAGAAGATCAGCCTGGACAACGTCACCGTCAGCGGCGACACGGTCGCCACCGGCAGCACCAGCGGCGGCGCCGCGTTCGACATCTCCACCGGCAAGGCGCTCTGGTCGCCGAAGCCCGCGGACAGCTGCTACGACGCCGGGTACGCCGGCGGCGACAAGCTGGTCGCGGTCCGCAAGTGCGGTGCGTACGGCAGCGCGCGTCAGCTGCACATCCAGACCATCGACCCGAAGTCCGGGAAGGTGATCTCCGAGTACAAGATGTCGCCCGGCATCGAGTACGCGAGTGTCGTGTCGACCGACCCCCTCGTGGTCGCCGCGGATGTCGGCGACACCGCCGGGGACGGCAGCGGCATCTCCGACTTCTTCTCGATCGACAACAGGACCGGCCGGCTGCGGACCAGGATCTCCGCGCCCGGCAAGACGTACGCGGCCAAGTGCGACGGCATCAGCAGGACCGAGGCGTGCACGATGCTGGCGGTCGGCAACGACAAGCTCTACATCCCGACCGAGGAACACGACGGCAGCGGCCAGTACAGCCAGACCAACGAGATCGTCGCCTTCGACCTCGGCACCGGGAAGCAGACCGGCCAGCGCGCCAACGCGGGCGACGGCTACACGATCTCCCCGCTGCGCATGGACGGTGCCAACATCCTGGCGTACAAGCGGCCGCCGTACGACAAGGGCGGCCAGATCGTCAGCATCGACGGCACCACCTTCAAGGAGACCAAGCTCCTGGAGAACCCGGCGACCCAGTCGGTCCGCGACGCGGAGACGAGCATGCTCCCGGACTACGCGGAGATCCTCTACGGCGGCGGTCGTCTCTACATGTCCGCGGTCTACGCCCACAAGCCGGCCGGCACGGACGAGAAGGAGTATCTGGCGATCGCGTTCGGCGCGCACTGA
- a CDS encoding acyltransferase, whose protein sequence is MASSARDLAAATPAARDKYIDLLRVASLGTVVLGHWLMAAVSVGDDGLAEVGNLLAVQPRLQLLTWVFQVMPVFFFVGGFSHALSYRSLRRRAEREGTEGSLYAVFLRARLQRLLRPTMVFIGVWGSAALVLQLAGEGGGLLDVSLRLVAQPLWFIGIYLAMVAFTPPLLRLHARWGWGTFGGLVAAAGCVDVLRFGFGVPYVGFLNFAFVWLAVHQLGFLCADGRLRRPYVLAVAGLAGAVLLVTCGPYPLSMVGMPGERISNMAPPTFALLCHGLWLVGGVELLRGAAGRWLRRPRVWRAVVAANGVSMTAFLWHLTAMLGVYGLLLGLGVRLPEPATGEWWAQVPVRGVTAGVVTAGLVAVFRGFERATAVKGVRGVSGGARVAAAVGVGLCLFGILGLSLVGFGGLLDGRTAVLVAVRVTAPGAVAMTLVGWLLVERTARTARTART, encoded by the coding sequence ATGGCATCAAGCGCTCGTGACCTCGCCGCGGCCACTCCCGCCGCGCGCGACAAGTACATCGACCTGCTACGGGTCGCCTCGCTCGGCACGGTGGTGCTGGGGCACTGGCTCATGGCCGCCGTCTCCGTGGGCGACGACGGGCTGGCCGAGGTCGGCAACCTGCTCGCCGTGCAGCCCAGGCTGCAGCTGCTCACCTGGGTGTTCCAGGTCATGCCCGTCTTCTTCTTCGTCGGCGGGTTCTCGCACGCGCTGTCGTACCGCTCGCTGCGGCGCCGGGCGGAACGGGAGGGCACGGAGGGGTCGCTCTACGCCGTCTTCCTGCGGGCCCGGCTCCAGCGGCTGCTGCGGCCGACCATGGTGTTCATCGGGGTGTGGGGGTCGGCGGCCCTCGTGCTGCAGCTCGCCGGTGAGGGAGGCGGGCTGCTGGACGTCTCCCTGCGTCTGGTCGCCCAGCCGCTGTGGTTCATAGGGATCTATCTGGCGATGGTGGCCTTCACCCCGCCGCTGCTCCGGCTCCACGCGCGATGGGGGTGGGGCACGTTCGGCGGGCTCGTCGCGGCGGCCGGCTGTGTGGACGTCCTCCGGTTCGGCTTCGGTGTCCCGTACGTCGGGTTCCTCAACTTCGCCTTCGTCTGGCTCGCGGTCCATCAGCTCGGATTCCTGTGCGCGGACGGGAGACTGCGGCGGCCGTACGTCCTCGCGGTCGCCGGGCTCGCCGGGGCGGTGCTCCTGGTCACCTGCGGGCCCTATCCGCTCTCCATGGTCGGCATGCCCGGCGAGAGGATCTCGAACATGGCACCGCCGACCTTCGCGCTGCTGTGCCACGGGCTGTGGCTGGTCGGCGGGGTGGAGCTGTTGCGCGGGGCGGCGGGGCGGTGGCTGCGCAGGCCGAGGGTGTGGCGGGCGGTCGTCGCGGCCAACGGTGTCTCCATGACCGCGTTCCTGTGGCATCTCACCGCGATGCTCGGGGTGTACGGGTTGCTGCTGGGGCTGGGGGTACGGCTGCCGGAGCCGGCCACGGGGGAGTGGTGGGCACAGGTGCCGGTGCGGGGGGTGACGGCCGGGGTGGTGACCGCGGGGCTCGTCGCCGTGTTCCGGGGCTTCGAGCGGGCCACCGCCGTGAAGGGGGTGCGCGGGGTGTCCGGGGGCGCGCGGGTGGCTGCCGCCGTGGGGGTGGGCCTGTGCCTCTTCGGCATCCTCGGATTGTCGCTGGTCGGCTTCGGGGGGCTTCTGGACGGGCGTACGGCGGTGTTGGTGGCCGTGCGGGTGACGGCGCCGGGAGCTGTCGCGATGACGTTGGTGGGGTGGTTGCTGGTGGAGCGCACGGCCCGCACGGCCCGCACGGCCCGCACGTGA
- a CDS encoding LuxR C-terminal-related transcriptional regulator, with translation MGVRLMVVDDHRLLAEALASALKLRGHRVLAAAAPAAGAAELVITRAPEVCLIGTATPAEPGMFDPVVKIKRERPQVAVLVLGPVPNPRGIAAAFAAGASGYVRHDERIEGVERAIMKARAGEAAVAPGLLQGAFSELLNPAAQPDDEGQRLLQMLTPREVEVLVRVADGEDTRLIAAGMGIAPSTARTHVQRVLMKLGVGSRLEAAALAARTGLLDRAGPVAT, from the coding sequence ATGGGAGTGCGGCTCATGGTGGTCGACGACCACCGGCTGCTCGCCGAGGCGCTGGCCTCGGCGTTGAAGCTGCGCGGGCACCGGGTGCTCGCCGCGGCGGCGCCCGCCGCGGGAGCGGCGGAGCTGGTGATCACGAGGGCACCCGAGGTGTGCCTGATAGGTACGGCGACACCCGCCGAGCCGGGGATGTTCGACCCGGTGGTCAAGATCAAGCGGGAGCGTCCGCAAGTGGCGGTCCTGGTGCTGGGACCGGTGCCGAACCCGCGGGGCATCGCCGCCGCGTTCGCCGCGGGCGCCTCGGGATACGTACGCCATGACGAGCGCATAGAGGGCGTCGAGCGGGCGATCATGAAGGCGAGGGCGGGCGAGGCGGCGGTGGCACCCGGCCTGCTCCAGGGCGCCTTCAGTGAACTGCTCAACCCCGCCGCCCAGCCGGACGACGAGGGCCAGCGCCTGCTCCAGATGCTGACGCCTCGGGAGGTCGAGGTGCTGGTCCGGGTCGCCGACGGCGAGGACACCCGGCTGATCGCGGCGGGGATGGGCATCGCGCCCTCCACGGCCCGGACCCATGTCCAGCGGGTGCTGATGAAGCTGGGCGTGGGGTCGAGGCTGGAGGCGGCGGCACTGGCGGCACGGACGGGGCTGCTGGACCGGGCGGGGCCGGTGGCGACGTAG